One Coffea arabica cultivar ET-39 chromosome 5e, Coffea Arabica ET-39 HiFi, whole genome shotgun sequence DNA segment encodes these proteins:
- the LOC140007110 gene encoding uncharacterized protein, whose product MENQTFYCLSQPSTKYVRSILELQNKRFWLSSHGWLVLSEKTQFHLWNPKSLESIYLSPLDLQPRQHVEGILLTSSPANPGSFLLLFLANPQSIAFCYIKDQRWTIRSCSKEEINIISGTDDGWRHFCLPIVCNGRIYATACCRRRLAEIEIFKQRLVIRSLHCQLPLFQSVCDHVKMYLVESDGDLFAINFEIHSREAMNIDVFNLDFPTRKWNRVGSCPDRAFFLSNDEAISCRIMITDIERMGNRVYFTRYQGTSLYSYHIEDKTISMSSPCPDLSTSWSTPIWVLPDPEGTEYHHHPGGDQKENGKKDIQVGANGHCETQEKLEEANRTNLNGRIRKWIR is encoded by the coding sequence ATGGAAAACCAAACCTTTTATTGCCTGTCTCAGCCCAGTACCAAATACGTTAGATCAATTCTTGAGTTGCAGAACAAAAGATTTTGGCTGTCATCCCACGGCTGGTTAGTTTTGTCAGAAAAAACTCAGTTTCATCTTTGGAATCCAAAATCTTTGGAATCAATTTATCTCTCTCCTTTGGACCTGCAACCTAGACAACATGTCGAAGGTATCCTATTAACATCGTCTCCTGCAAATCCCGGAAGCTTTCTCTTGTTATTTTTGGCTAATCCTCAGAGCATTGCGTTCTGTTACATCAAAGACCAAAGGTGGACTATAAGAAGCTGCAGCAAAGAAGAGATCAATATTATAAGCGGGACCGACGATGGTTGGCGTCATTTTTGTTTGCCAATTGTCTGCAATGGTAGAATATATGCTACTGCCTGTTGCAGACGTCGTCTGGCAGAGATTGAGATTTTCAAACAAAGGCTTGTTATAAGATCTCTTCACTGTCAgctacctctttttcaatccgTATGCGATCACGTAAAAATGTACTTGGTGGAATCCGATGGGGATCTCTTTGCGATAAATTTTGAGATACACTCCAGGGAAGCAATGAATATTGATGTTTTCAATTTGGATTTCCCAACTAGGAAATGGAACAGAGTGGGCAGTTGCCCAGATAGAGCTTTTTTCTTGAGCAATGATGAAGCAATCTCATGCCGAATTATGATAACTGATATAGAACGAATGGGAAATCGAGTTTACTTCACACGTTACCAAGGGACTTCCCTATACTCCTACCACATTGAAGACAAAACTATCTCAATGTCTTCACCTTGTCCAGATTTGTCGACATCCTGGAGCACACCAATTTGGGTGTTGCCTGACCCTGAGGGGACCGAGTACCATCATCATCCAGGCGGAGATCAAAAAGAGAATGGAAAAAAGGATATACAAGTCGGAGCAAATGGACATTGTGAAACTCAGGAGAAACTTGAGGAAGCAAATAGAACAAATTTGAACGGGAGGATCAGAAAATGGATCAGATAA